DNA from Pseudomonas putida:
CCGAATGGTCGAAGCCGAACGGCGAACCGATGGCCAGTACCCACTCACCCACCTTGAGCTTCTCGGAATCACCCAGCTTCACGATCGGCAGGTTCTTGCCCTCGACCTTCAGCAGGGCCACGTCGGTACGCGGGTCGGTGCCGACCAATTTGGCCTGCAGCTCGCTGCGGTCCGACAGGCGGACGATGATCTCGTCGGCGTCGGCGACCACGTGGTTGTTGGTGAGCACGTAGCCATCACTGGAAATGATGAAGCCCGAGCCCAGCGACTGCGCCTCGCGCTGGCGGTCACCGCGTGGCGAGCGCGGTTGTTGCGGCATGTTGCGTTCGAAGAACTCGCGGAACATCGGCGGCAGGCCTTCCAGGTCCGGCATCTGCCCTGCAGCGATGCGGCGATCCGGCAGCTTCTGCTTGGTACTGATGTTGACCACCGCCGGCGAGGCCTGCTCGACCAGGGTGGTGAAGTCCGGCAGGGCTTCCTCGGCCTGGGCGGTGAGCACCTGGCCGAGCATGAGCACGGCGGCGAACATCGTTAGGTAGGATTTCAAGCGTGGTATTGACATACGGCTCCCGTCACAACGAGCGGTAGTTTAGAAAGACCCCTGCACAAAGCAGGAAAGGCCAGGCTCCAAGAAGCCTGACCTATAGAAAATTTGCCGAAGGATTGCAAATGACAATGCTTTAATTTCATTTCAGCCGTATGTCCACCTGCCTTGGCATGGCCCGCAAAAGCACGCCATTACTGACGTGCCTGGGCATCCTGTGGGCGCATCGACAAGGCGACACGTTCTGCCGTACCCAGTGGTATTTCGCCAACCACGGTCACCATCACTTTGCCTTTGGGCGTGTTCAGACGGCGCGAGACAGCGGAAGTCGGGCCCAGCTGGGTGCGCATGTCCGTACCGCCATCATCGTTCACTTGTTCGAGGAACACTGAGAAACGCGCCAGGCCATCGTCATACATAAGGCTGCTGACCGAGCTGTTGCGTTTGGAGTCCTGGCGCACCGAACTGTTGACCAGTTCGAAACCAGGTGGCAACCAGTCCGAACGCCAGCCGGCGACCGTGTCATTGCTGCCGGACGCCACATGCTGCACCGGTTTGCACGCGGCACTGGGGCGCAGGTCAGCATCACTGGGTAATTCGTCGGTATCGAGGCGAGTCATCTGGAAGCGCTCCAGCAACTGCCCCTTGTCGTTGAGCATCAACGAGCGCAGCGGCAGGCCAGTGTTACGGTCCAGATGCAATTCGAACGCATAGCGGTGCTGGTCGCGTGGCGTGAGCGTGACGATCACGGCGTCGCGCCCGGCGACCCGTGACTTGCCTGCCACACTCAAATCGTACCAGCCCATCAGTTTCAGCGGATCAAGTACACGTGGCGCGGTATCCGGCGGCGTCGTAACACCGCTGACCAAGGCCCCGCTGACACACGCCACCTTGCCATCCACGCGCACGATTTCCTGGGCGGCGCCATCGAGCTGCAACAGCCGCTCGCTGACCTTGCCGTCCTCGACCCTGTGCCAGATATCGTGGGAAGAGAAGCTGCCGTTGCGTTCGTAGACGAAAGAGCCTTGATAGCTCTGTTTTTGCTCGGCCTGTGCCAGCTTGTTCAGCCATTCACTCGCCTCGGGCGAGGAGTTGGCCGCCAATGCTGGCACCGTCATGCAGCTGCCAATCAGCAGCGACAGGAGAGGTAGCGCGCGCATGATCCTCCTTACTTAACGGTTTTCCAGGCTGGCGGCGCGGGCATACGGCAATGCCGTTTCAGTGCCTTTGAGCGCGGATTCCTGGGCATGCTGGCGCAGGTAACCTGGCAGACGCTGATCCCAGCCGGCCTGGTTCTGCAGCACGCCATTGGCCATTGGCCCGGTCGGTTGCTCACTGCTCTCACTATAGCCTGCCAAAACAGCCGGGCCCTGTGCTTGTGGCACGCTCAGACCTTGCTGGACAGGTTGCTGGGCAGCCAGCTCGGCACCCGTGATTTCGTCCTGGTTGTACATGCGTACACCGGCCAGCACCGCTACGGTCACCGAGGCGGCTACCGCAAGGCGCCCAATGCTGCGCCACGGGCCTTTCTTGACCTTGGCGGGCACGGCTTCGTCGGCCAGCGCAGCAGACACCGCCGAGGCGATATCCAGGTTGGGCAGCAGCAACTCCTTGTGCATGGCTGCACGGGCGACCTGGTAACGCGACCAGGTGGCACGGGTTTCGGCATCGTCGACGGCGTTCAACACCCGACGCAGTTCCAGTTCGTCCGCTTCGTTATCCATCACCGCGGACAGCGATTCCTGCAAAGCTTCACGACTCATGGCGGTTCCTCTCTTGGCTGTCGCCGCTGTCTCAGGTTTCCTGCAACAACGGCTGCAGGGCTTTGTCTATGGCCTCCCGAGCGCGGAAGATTCGAGAGCGCACGGTACCCACCGGACATTGCATGACACTGGCAATGTCTTCGTAACTCAGTCCGTCGAACTCGCGCAGGGTCAATGCCGTACGCAGGTCTTCGGGCAGCTGCTGGATGGTGCGATGGACAGTGCCTTCGATTTCATCCCGCAACAACGAGCGCTCTGGGGACTCGAGATCCTTGAGACCATGATCGCCGTCGTAAAACTCCGCATCCTCGGAGCTCACATCGCTGTCTGGCGGCCGTCTTCCACGGGACACCAGGTAGTTCTTCGCCGTGTTGATGGCGATGCGGTACAGCCACGTATAAAACGCACTGTCGCCGCGAAAGTTGCCAAGCGCACGGTAGGCCTTGATAAAGGCTTCCTGTGCTACATCCTGGGCCTCGTGGGTGTCGTGAACGAACCGCACGATCAACCCGAGAATCTTGTGCTGATACTTCAGCACCAACAGATCGAACGCTCGCCTGTCGCCGCGCTGAACGCGCTCGACAAGCTGCTGATCCTCTTCCTGGGTTAGCATGAACACTCCTCAGTGAACTCGAAGGAGCGCTGCAACAGCCATCGTTCAGGCTTGCAACCATAGACTCGGGCTTTGCGCAAAAGTTCTCCCCTCCAAGCAAGTTTCCTGCAGCCCTTGGTCGGCTTGCACGGAAGACGCTGCGCGGTCACGGCCGGCTAACGTCGATAATCAGGTTTCGAATACGCAGGAGCAGCCCGGACAGGCCTGCCGCCCTGCGTCGCCGCGGCAAATTGTGGCGTACGGGCAGCCTTCATAGGATTTCCGGCCATGCCGGAAAGTTCCCACAAAGGTTGCCGCAACCTGGCAAGTGGCATGGAAATTGGCCACCCGGGGCTGCTATAAAGGCATCCCGGCCAAGTTTAACGATAGTTTCACAATGCCATCTGCGCGTGACTATTGTGCCGCGCCCCTTCCAAAGATTACTAGTGTCCCGACATGAGCCAACAATTCCAACATGATGTCCTGGTGATCGGCAGCGGTGCCGCCGGTCTCAGCCTGGCACTTAACCTCCCCAGCCACCTGCGCGTTGCCGTGCTCAGCAAGGGCGACCTGGCCAACGGCTCGACCTTCTGGGCCCAAGGCGGCGTCGCGGCGGTGCTGGACAACACTGACACCGTCCAGTCGCATGTCGAAGACACCCTCAATGCTGGCGGCGGCCTTTGCCATGAAGAAGCGGTGCGTTTTACCGTCGAGCACAGCCGTGAAGCCATCCAGTGGTTGATCGAGCAAGGCGTGCCCTTCACCCGCGACGAGCACTACAGCGTCGATGATGGCGGCTTCGAGTTCCACCTCACCCGTGAAGGCGGCCATAGTCACCGGCGCATCATCCATGCCGCCGACGCCACTGGCGCGGCCATTTTCACCACGCTGCTGGAGCAGGCTCGCCAGCGCCCGAATATCCAGCTGCTGGAGCAGCGCGTGGCGGTCGACCTGATTACCGAACGTCGCCTGGGCCTGCCCGGCGAACGCTGCCTTGGCGCCTACGTGCTCGACCGCAACACCGGTGAGGTAGACACCTTTGGTGCGCGCTTCACCGTGCTGGCCACTGGCGGTGCGGCCAAGGTCTATCTCTATACCAGCAACCCCGACGGCGCCTGTGGCGACGGCATCGCCATGGCCTGGCGGGCCGGTTGTCGGGTGGCGAACCTGGAATTCAACCAGTTCCACCCGACCTGCCTGTACCACCCACAGGCCAAGAGCTTCCTGGTCACCGAAGCCCTGCGCGGCGAGGGCGCCCTGTTGCGCCTGCCCAACGGCGAACGCTTCATGCCACGCTTCGACCCACGCGAAGAGCTGGCCCCCCGCGACATCGTGGCCCGCGCCATTGACCACGAAATGAAGCGCCTGGGCGTGGACTGCGTCTACCTGGACATCACTCACAAGCCAGCCGATTTCATCAAGAGCCACTTCCCTACCGTATACGAGCGCTGCCTGGCCTTTGGCATCGACATCACTCGTCAGCCCATCCCGGTGGTACCTGCTGCGCACTACACCTGCGGCGGGGTGATGGTCGACGACCGCGGCCATACCGACGTGCCAGGTTTGTATGCCATCGGTGAAACCAGCTTCACCGGCCTTCACGGCGCCAACCGCATGGCGAGCAACTCGCTGCTGGAATGCTTCGTCTATGGCCGCGCTGCCGCCGCTGACATCCAGGCAAATCTGGAGCAAGTGCCCATGCCCAAAGCCCTGCCCGGTTGGGATGCCAGCCAGGTCACCGACTCGGACGAAGACGTGATCATTGCGCACAACTGGGACGAATTGCGGCGGTTCATGTGGGACTACGTGGGCATTGTGCGCACCAGCAAGCGCCTGCAGCGGGCCCAGCACCGCATTCGGCTGCTGCTGGATGAAATCGACGAGTTCTACAGCAACTACAAGGTCAGCCGTGATCTGATCGAATTGCGCAACCTGGCGCAGGTCGCCGAGCTGATGATCTTGTCGGCGATGCAGCGCAAGGAGAGCCGTGGGTTGCATTACACCCTGAATTACCCGGGGATGTTGGACGAGGCCAAGGATACCGTTCTCAGTCCGGTCTGACATTTGCAGCGCCTGTGAGATCGAGCGCCGCGCGGGCGGCCCTCGATCTCACAGGCGCTGCCCCCGCTATGTCGAACACTTCTCAGCCCTGCCCCATTCCCACCTCAGCCCAGCGCCGCCGACTGAACTTCAACCGCACCCGCAAGCGCCGATGCTCATCAGCCCCCAGCGCATCCCGCGGTATGCACTGGCTCTCCCCCCACCATCGCCCCGCCCGCTCGAAGCGCACCACCACCAACCCCGGCAACGCCACGCTATCCCGACACAGCCGCACCGGCTGCCACCCGCAGGCACGGCTGAACACCTGCCAGCCGCGCGCATCACGCCGCAGGCCGACAACGGCATGCTCATGGGTCAACAAGATACGACGAGGAATGGCCCAGCTAGCGTGGGCAAGACAGGCAGCGACAACAAAAAAAGCCAACCACCCAGGCAGCGCGCTCGCCCACACGGCAAGCCACGCCACTGCCTGGCAGGCCAAGTAGGCCGTCAGCAGCAGGCGCGAGCCTTGCCAACGGCACTCGAAGCACTCACTTGGGCTGGACACGGTCCAGAATGATGCGGACCATGCGCTGCAGCTCCGGGTCTTCCGACTCGGTGCGCTCCATGAACCAGCCGAACATGTCCTGATCCTCACAGCTCAACAGACGCACATAAAGCTCACGATCAGTCTCGTTGAGGGTGGGGTAGACTTCCTGGGTGAAAGGCACCAGCAGCACGTCCAGTTCCAGCATGCCGCGGCGGCTGTGCCAGAAAAGCCGGTTGAGTTCAGTTTGTTCGACCATGGGGCCCTCCTCGAATGGCCCGCCAGTATACAGCCAGGCGCGCCAGGCGACACCGGGCGTTGGTCTAGTCACCTACCTATTTTGTTACCGGCGTTCTATGATGGCCGCCAGTCTTTAGCCACCGCGATGACCCATGGCCGATTCCGCTTTCTTCTGCCCCCTGTCCCACGAGGGCATCCTCGCTGTCCGCGGCTCCGATGCAGGCAAGTTCCTGCAAGGCCAGCTGACCTGCAATATCAACTACCTCAGCCAGGAGCACGCCAGCCTCGGTGCCCGCTGCATGGTCAAGGGGCGCATGCAGTCGAGCTTCCGCATCGTGCCTGAAGGCAACGGCTACCTGCTGGCCATGGCCAGCGAACTGCTCGACGCACAACTGGCGGACCTTAAGAAGTACGCTGTGTTCTCCAAGGCCACGCTGACCGACGAAAGCAGCGCCTGGGCACGCTTCGGCCTGCAGGGTGGAGACGCTGCGCTGCAGGCGCTGGGGCTCGATGTGCCCGCGGCCGCCGGCAGTACTGTGCGCCATGCCGGGCTGATCGCTGTTGCGGTATCCGCTGGCCGCGTGGAGCTGTGGGTACCTGCGGCCGACGCCGAGCCTGTACGCCAGGCCCTCGCCGCAGCCCTGCCCGAGGGCAGTGTCAACGATTGGCTGCTGGGCAGATTCGCGCCGGTATCGGCCAGGTCATGGGGCCGACCCGTGAACTGTTCATCCCACAGATGATCAACCTGCAGGCTGTCGATGGCGTCAGCTTCAAGAAAGGCTGCTACACCGGCCAGGAAATCGTCGCCCGCATGCAGTACCTGGGCAAGCTCAAACGCCGTCAGTACCGCCTGGCACTGGACCAGCAGGCCATTCCGGCCCCGGGTGCCGAGATTTTCTCGCCCACCCATGGTTCGTCGGTCGGTGAAGTGGTCATTGCGGCCAGCAACGGTCCGGGCTGCGAACTGCTCGCGGTGCTCAGCGCCGATGCGGTGGCAGACGACAACCTGCACCTGGGCAGCCTCGAAGGCCCGCGCCTGCAAGTGCTGACCCTGCCTTACGAACTGGACCGCGACCGGGAAATCCAACGCTGACCAGCCTGCCCCGTCCCTGTGGCGGGGCCGCACCACCACTGCGGTAGACATGCCCATGAACAAGCTGGCCGAGATGGTTCAAGCACAATTGCTCGACGCCATCGAAAAGGATGACCTGGTCCTGCCCACCCTGCCCGAGGTTGCCTTGAGCATCCGCGAGGCAGCGGAAGACAGCGAGATCAGCGTAGCGGCCCTGAGCAAGGTGATCGGTCGTGACGCGGCCCTTTCAGCGCGCCTGATCAAGGTCGTCAACAGCCCGCTGCTGCGCGCGGCGGTCGAGGTTACCGACCTGCACACCGCCATCACACGGCTGGGCATCAACTACAGCTGCAACCTGGCCATCGGCCTGGTGATCGAGCAGATTTTCCATGCCCGCTCGCCGGCGGTTGAGCAAAAGCTGCGAGACATATGGGCTAACAGCCTGGAGGTGGCGGGCATCAGCTACGAAGTGTGCCGCCGATACACGCAACTCAAGCCCGACCAGGCGACCTTGGGCGGCCTGGTCAACCAGATTGGCGCACTGCCGGTACTGATCTATGCCGAAGAACACAACGAGCTGTTGTCCGACCCGGTTTGCCTGCATTACGTGATCGAGCAGATTCAGCCGGTGCTGGGGGACAAGATCCTCAAGGCTTGGGAGTTTCCGGAACAACTTGTCAACCTGCCGAGCCAGGTTCAGGACCTGGACCGGCAGACCGACAAGATCGACTACATCGACATCGTGCAGATCGCCCGCTGCATCAGCCAGCGCGGCCGCCACCGGCCGTTGGCGGCACTGCCGGCGTACCGCCATCTGGGGCTGCCGTTTGGCACCGAGCTGGAGGTGGACGAACTGCTTGAGGCGCGGAGCATGTTGCGCTGACCGGTGCGAAGCCCTGGCAGGGCCATCAATCTGCGATAAAACTTACCCGCACCCGCAACCCGCCCTTCTCGCCATCATGCAGGCTCACCTGCGCCAGATGCGCCCGGCAGATTTCGCCAACAATCGCCAACCCAAGCCCACTGCCCTGGGCACTGCGGCGGTAGAACCGCTCGAACACCCGCTCGCGCTCAGCCTCGGGAATACCGGGCCCGTCGTCCTCCACTTCCAGCACCGCCGGCGCAACGACCCGCAAAATCACGTTGCCTCCCGCTGGCGTATGCGCCAAGGCGTTGTCCACCAGGTTGCTCAACAGCTCGTTCAACAGTGTCGGCTCACCCTTGAGCCACACGGGTGCCTCGGCTTCCAGCGCCAGCGCCACTCCACGCTTGTGCGCCAGGGGCGCCATGGCCATGCCCAGCTCGCGCGCCAACTGGCTCAGGTCCAGGCGCTGCGCGCCACCTTCGGCAATTGCCCGTGCGCCATTCTCGACCCGCGCCAACGACAGCAACTGGTTGGCCAGATGGGTCAACCTGTCGGTGCCCTGGGCCGCTGACTCCAAGGTCTGTCGCCACTCCTGCGGCTCGGACGAGCGCAAACCCAACTCGACCCGCGCCTTCAGCGCTGCCAGCGGCGTACGCAGTTCGTGGGCGGCGTCGGCAATGAACTGCGCCTGGCGCTCGAACTGGCCACGCAAGCGCTCGGTAAAGTGGTTCAAGGCCCGCACCAGCGGGCTCAGCTCGCGCTGCACCTGCACCACCGGCAAGGCCCGCAAGTCGTCAGGCTGGCGCTCTTCTACCGCTGTGCGCAGGCGCTCCAACGGCCGCAACGCGGCACTCACGGCAAACCACACCATCACCAGCGCAGCCAACGCCAGCATGCCCAGGCGCAGCAGGGTATCGGCCATCAATCCACGGGCCATGCGCACCCGCGCTTCCTCGGTTTCGGCCACGCGGATTTCCGCCATGCCGTTCATGTTCGGCTCACTTACCGGCTTCAGCAGGCTCACCACGCGCACGTCCTGGCCCAGGTAAGTGGCGTTGTAGAACCGCGCCAAGGCCGGGTAGTCGTCGGTGCGCGGCGTGCCGGGCGGTGGCGGCGGAAGGTTCTCGTAGCCGGAAATCAGCCGCTGCTTGATGTCCAGTACCTGGTAGTAAATGCGGCCGGCACTGTCGTAGGCGAATGTGTCCAAGGCTACGTAGGGCACATCCGCGCTCAACGAGCCATCGCGTTGCGACAGGCCTGCGGCGATGGTTCGTGCCGAGGCCAGCAAGGTGCGGTCGTAGGCGGTGTCGGCGGCTTCGCGGCCGTTCCAGTAGGCACTCAGGCCGCTGGCC
Protein-coding regions in this window:
- the nadB gene encoding L-aspartate oxidase; this translates as MSQQFQHDVLVIGSGAAGLSLALNLPSHLRVAVLSKGDLANGSTFWAQGGVAAVLDNTDTVQSHVEDTLNAGGGLCHEEAVRFTVEHSREAIQWLIEQGVPFTRDEHYSVDDGGFEFHLTREGGHSHRRIIHAADATGAAIFTTLLEQARQRPNIQLLEQRVAVDLITERRLGLPGERCLGAYVLDRNTGEVDTFGARFTVLATGGAAKVYLYTSNPDGACGDGIAMAWRAGCRVANLEFNQFHPTCLYHPQAKSFLVTEALRGEGALLRLPNGERFMPRFDPREELAPRDIVARAIDHEMKRLGVDCVYLDITHKPADFIKSHFPTVYERCLAFGIDITRQPIPVVPAAHYTCGGVMVDDRGHTDVPGLYAIGETSFTGLHGANRMASNSLLECFVYGRAAAADIQANLEQVPMPKALPGWDASQVTDSDEDVIIAHNWDELRRFMWDYVGIVRTSKRLQRAQHRIRLLLDEIDEFYSNYKVSRDLIELRNLAQVAELMILSAMQRKESRGLHYTLNYPGMLDEAKDTVLSPV
- the rpoE gene encoding RNA polymerase sigma factor RpoE, coding for MLTQEEDQQLVERVQRGDRRAFDLLVLKYQHKILGLIVRFVHDTHEAQDVAQEAFIKAYRALGNFRGDSAFYTWLYRIAINTAKNYLVSRGRRPPDSDVSSEDAEFYDGDHGLKDLESPERSLLRDEIEGTVHRTIQQLPEDLRTALTLREFDGLSYEDIASVMQCPVGTVRSRIFRAREAIDKALQPLLQET
- a CDS encoding sigma-E factor negative regulatory protein, whose product is MSREALQESLSAVMDNEADELELRRVLNAVDDAETRATWSRYQVARAAMHKELLLPNLDIASAVSAALADEAVPAKVKKGPWRSIGRLAVAASVTVAVLAGVRMYNQDEITGAELAAQQPVQQGLSVPQAQGPAVLAGYSESSEQPTGPMANGVLQNQAGWDQRLPGYLRQHAQESALKGTETALPYARAASLENR
- a CDS encoding MucB/RseB C-terminal domain-containing protein — translated: MRALPLLSLLIGSCMTVPALAANSSPEASEWLNKLAQAEQKQSYQGSFVYERNGSFSSHDIWHRVEDGKVSERLLQLDGAAQEIVRVDGKVACVSGALVSGVTTPPDTAPRVLDPLKLMGWYDLSVAGKSRVAGRDAVIVTLTPRDQHRYAFELHLDRNTGLPLRSLMLNDKGQLLERFQMTRLDTDELPSDADLRPSAACKPVQHVASGSNDTVAGWRSDWLPPGFELVNSSVRQDSKRNSSVSSLMYDDGLARFSVFLEQVNDDGGTDMRTQLGPTSAVSRRLNTPKGKVMVTVVGEIPLGTAERVALSMRPQDAQARQ
- a CDS encoding succinate dehydrogenase assembly factor 2, whose translation is MVEQTELNRLFWHSRRGMLELDVLLVPFTQEVYPTLNETDRELYVRLLSCEDQDMFGWFMERTESEDPELQRMVRIILDRVQPK
- a CDS encoding protein YgfX, translating into MSSPSECFECRWQGSRLLLTAYLACQAVAWLAVWASALPGWLAFFVVAACLAHASWAIPRRILLTHEHAVVGLRRDARGWQVFSRACGWQPVRLCRDSVALPGLVVVRFERAGRWWGESQCIPRDALGADEHRRLRVRLKFSRRRWAEVGMGQG
- a CDS encoding HDOD domain-containing protein, translated to MNKLAEMVQAQLLDAIEKDDLVLPTLPEVALSIREAAEDSEISVAALSKVIGRDAALSARLIKVVNSPLLRAAVEVTDLHTAITRLGINYSCNLAIGLVIEQIFHARSPAVEQKLRDIWANSLEVAGISYEVCRRYTQLKPDQATLGGLVNQIGALPVLIYAEEHNELLSDPVCLHYVIEQIQPVLGDKILKAWEFPEQLVNLPSQVQDLDRQTDKIDYIDIVQIARCISQRGRHRPLAALPAYRHLGLPFGTELEVDELLEARSMLR
- a CDS encoding sensor histidine kinase: MRDNGSLRGRLLGNLALLLVVLMLASGLSAYWNGREAADTAYDRTLLASARTIAAGLSQRDGSLSADVPYVALDTFAYDSAGRIYYQVLDIKQRLISGYENLPPPPPGTPRTDDYPALARFYNATYLGQDVRVVSLLKPVSEPNMNGMAEIRVAETEEARVRMARGLMADTLLRLGMLALAALVMVWFAVSAALRPLERLRTAVEERQPDDLRALPVVQVQRELSPLVRALNHFTERLRGQFERQAQFIADAAHELRTPLAALKARVELGLRSSEPQEWRQTLESAAQGTDRLTHLANQLLSLARVENGARAIAEGGAQRLDLSQLARELGMAMAPLAHKRGVALALEAEAPVWLKGEPTLLNELLSNLVDNALAHTPAGGNVILRVVAPAVLEVEDDGPGIPEAERERVFERFYRRSAQGSGLGLAIVGEICRAHLAQVSLHDGEKGGLRVRVSFIAD